A stretch of Alligator mississippiensis isolate rAllMis1 chromosome 14, rAllMis1, whole genome shotgun sequence DNA encodes these proteins:
- the PROCA1 gene encoding protein PROCA1 isoform X1 translates to MRCSALHLLALLALGPGPGRAGFTYPGTLWCGAGSNADTYEQLGERGARGAGAGGGAAGLSSRSPAGEHRDTDRCCREHDHCPQVIRPFSTRHGYRNLRWHTVSHCDCDRRLERCLRQVNSSAARAVGQAFFNVLRVPCFELAQREQCVEPYLYVWCRRYSSVAVAVAREPVPFAVGGPLIDGAGRERGGRRRGKGKSKGKRPRPPSPAVPARAPVPSAAPAATARPAGTSSRRRRRRRKDPRRRPRTGAQTSPAPPPQ, encoded by the exons atgcggtgctcggcgctgcacctgctggcgctgctggcgctggggccggggccgggccgggcgggcttCACCTACCCGGGCACGCTGTGGTGCGGCGCCGGCAGCAACGCCGACACCTACGAGCAGCTGGGTgagcgcggggcgcggggcgcgggcgcgggcggcggggCGGCCGGGCTGAGCTCCCGCTCCCCCGCAGGGGAGCACCGGGACACGGACCGCTGCTGCCGGGAGCACGACCACTGCCCGCAGGTCATCCGGCCCTTCAGCACCCGCCACGGCTACCGCAACCTGCGCTGGCACACGGTCAGCCACTGCGACTGCGACCGCCG GCTGGAGCGGTGCCTGCGGCAGGTGAACAGCTCGGCGGCGCGGGCCGTGGGCCAGGCTTTCTTCAACGTGCTGCGGGTGCCCTGCTTCGAGCTGGCGCAGCGGGAGCAGTGCGTGGAGCCCTACCTCTACGTGTG GTGCCGCCGCTACAGCTcggtggccgtggccgtggcccGCGAGCCGGTGCCCTTCGCCGTCGGGGGGCCGCTCATCGACGGCGCGGGCCGGGAGCGCGGGGGCCGCCGCCGGGGCAAGGGCAAGAGCAAGGGGAAGCGGCCGCGGCCGCCCAGCCCCGCCGTGCCGGCCCGGGCCCCCGTGCCCAGCGCCGCCCCCGCCGCCACGGCCCGGCCCGCcggcaccagcagcaggaggaggaggaggaggaggaaggacccgCGGCGGCGGCCCAGGACGGGAGCGCAGACCAGCCCGGCGCCCCCCCCGCAATGA
- the PROCA1 gene encoding protein PROCA1 isoform X2 yields the protein MRCSALHLLALLALGPGPGRAGFTYPGTLWCGAGSNADTYEQLGEHRDTDRCCREHDHCPQVIRPFSTRHGYRNLRWHTVSHCDCDRRLERCLRQVNSSAARAVGQAFFNVLRVPCFELAQREQCVEPYLYVWCRRYSSVAVAVAREPVPFAVGGPLIDGAGRERGGRRRGKGKSKGKRPRPPSPAVPARAPVPSAAPAATARPAGTSSRRRRRRRKDPRRRPRTGAQTSPAPPPQ from the exons atgcggtgctcggcgctgcacctgctggcgctgctggcgctggggccggggccgggccgggcgggcttCACCTACCCGGGCACGCTGTGGTGCGGCGCCGGCAGCAACGCCGACACCTACGAGCAGCTGG GGGAGCACCGGGACACGGACCGCTGCTGCCGGGAGCACGACCACTGCCCGCAGGTCATCCGGCCCTTCAGCACCCGCCACGGCTACCGCAACCTGCGCTGGCACACGGTCAGCCACTGCGACTGCGACCGCCG GCTGGAGCGGTGCCTGCGGCAGGTGAACAGCTCGGCGGCGCGGGCCGTGGGCCAGGCTTTCTTCAACGTGCTGCGGGTGCCCTGCTTCGAGCTGGCGCAGCGGGAGCAGTGCGTGGAGCCCTACCTCTACGTGTG GTGCCGCCGCTACAGCTcggtggccgtggccgtggcccGCGAGCCGGTGCCCTTCGCCGTCGGGGGGCCGCTCATCGACGGCGCGGGCCGGGAGCGCGGGGGCCGCCGCCGGGGCAAGGGCAAGAGCAAGGGGAAGCGGCCGCGGCCGCCCAGCCCCGCCGTGCCGGCCCGGGCCCCCGTGCCCAGCGCCGCCCCCGCCGCCACGGCCCGGCCCGCcggcaccagcagcaggaggaggaggaggaggaggaaggacccgCGGCGGCGGCCCAGGACGGGAGCGCAGACCAGCCCGGCGCCCCCCCCGCAATGA